From the Sphingomonas aliaeris genome, one window contains:
- a CDS encoding molybdenum cofactor guanylyltransferase — translation MTLLGVVLAGGRSVRFGSDKAMAELHGRSLLSHAIDILGAVCDDVVIAGHDRGIPGRTTVPDVPRRDLGPLGGLCGALLHAERLGYDALLSIGCDTPRLDRAVIERLLGEAGPAYLVEAPIIGHWPIALARPLLAHLETSEDRSIRRWADTMGARVIHAGVSIPNLNRPEDLDALRIRERD, via the coding sequence GTGACTTTGCTTGGCGTCGTTCTGGCCGGCGGGCGGTCCGTCCGGTTCGGCAGCGACAAGGCGATGGCGGAGCTGCACGGTCGAAGCCTGTTGTCGCATGCGATCGATATCCTCGGCGCGGTCTGCGACGACGTCGTCATCGCCGGGCATGATCGCGGTATTCCGGGGCGGACGACAGTGCCCGACGTGCCGCGACGTGACCTGGGACCGTTGGGCGGGCTCTGCGGTGCATTGCTCCATGCCGAGCGGCTCGGATACGATGCCCTATTGTCGATCGGGTGCGATACGCCGCGGCTTGATCGCGCTGTGATCGAACGCCTGCTTGGCGAGGCCGGGCCGGCATATCTCGTCGAAGCGCCGATCATCGGGCATTGGCCGATCGCTCTGGCACGCCCGTTGCTGGCGCATCTCGAGACGAGTGAGGACCGATCGATCCGGCGCTGGGCGGACACGATGGGGGCGCGTGTCATTCATGCGGGTGTGTCGATCCCGAACCTCAACCGACCCGAGGATCTGGATGCGCTGCGGATCCGCGAGCGTGACTGA
- a CDS encoding DUF6894 family protein, protein MPQFFLHLHECGRVTRDEEGFEFASVDDARQEAIRSARDIMCGTMHDGTLCLGCHIEVQDARGGPSFVVPFREAVRVSED, encoded by the coding sequence GTGCCGCAATTCTTCCTTCACCTCCACGAATGTGGCCGAGTCACGCGAGACGAAGAAGGGTTTGAATTTGCCAGCGTGGACGACGCCCGCCAGGAAGCGATCCGATCCGCCCGCGATATCATGTGCGGAACGATGCATGACGGTACCCTTTGCCTTGGCTGTCATATAGAAGTCCAGGACGCCCGGGGCGGTCCGTCCTTCGTCGTGCCATTTCGGGAAGCGGTGCGCGTTTCGGAGGATTGA
- a CDS encoding Crp/Fnr family transcriptional regulator, producing the protein MNEARTGLSLWLDRLTLRSALGSEEREAVLGLPGEIETIRANRDFVRLGEEVTRSCLILSGMAGRFGQARSGERLTTAIHIAGDMADLHSAVLPKAASALQSLGETVIYRVPHDALMEASERYPALAQAFWRDCTVDAAILSQWSLTNARQPAMERIAHLFAELSIRFDIGETREGTDFEFPLTQVQLGDATNLTAVHVNRMLRALRETGVVDVRNKRVRVLDWKKLCSVADFDPTYLHLRKGG; encoded by the coding sequence ATGAACGAAGCACGTACCGGCTTATCCCTTTGGCTCGATCGTCTCACGTTGCGATCGGCGCTGGGTTCGGAAGAACGCGAAGCGGTGCTGGGCCTACCCGGCGAGATCGAGACCATCCGCGCGAACCGCGACTTCGTTCGCTTGGGCGAGGAGGTGACCCGGTCCTGCCTCATCCTGTCCGGCATGGCCGGGCGTTTCGGCCAGGCGCGGAGCGGAGAACGATTGACGACTGCGATCCACATCGCCGGCGACATGGCCGATCTTCACTCCGCCGTGCTTCCGAAAGCGGCGTCGGCGCTCCAAAGCCTTGGCGAGACCGTCATTTATCGCGTCCCGCACGACGCCCTGATGGAGGCATCCGAACGCTATCCGGCATTGGCTCAGGCGTTCTGGCGTGATTGCACGGTCGATGCGGCAATCCTGTCGCAATGGTCACTGACGAATGCGCGACAACCCGCGATGGAACGTATCGCGCATCTGTTCGCCGAATTGAGCATCCGGTTCGACATTGGCGAGACGCGCGAAGGGACCGATTTCGAATTCCCGCTAACGCAGGTTCAACTCGGCGACGCGACCAATCTGACCGCAGTCCATGTCAACCGCATGCTGCGTGCGCTGCGCGAGACCGGCGTGGTCGACGTCCGAAACAAACGGGTTCGGGTACTGGATTGGAAGAAATTGTGTTCGGTCGCGGATTTCGACCCCACATACCTGCACCTGCGCAAAGGCGGATGA
- a CDS encoding YciE/YciF ferroxidase family protein, whose translation MGLFTKDIATFDDLFLHQLQDVYYAENQITKALPKMIEKATDGGLKAGFQTHLSETEGQIKRLEQVFDLLGEKAKAVTCPAIDGIIKEANEVAGEISDKAVLDAALIAAAQAVEHYEITRYGTLVTWAEQLGRSDIAGILQQTLDEEYATDDKLTAMAKSKLNAKAEAVTEPA comes from the coding sequence ATGGGCTTGTTCACGAAGGATATCGCGACATTCGACGACCTGTTCCTGCATCAACTGCAGGATGTCTATTACGCCGAGAATCAGATCACCAAGGCGCTGCCCAAGATGATCGAAAAGGCGACGGACGGCGGGCTGAAGGCCGGCTTCCAGACGCATCTCAGCGAGACCGAGGGACAGATCAAGCGGCTGGAACAGGTGTTCGACCTGCTCGGGGAAAAGGCGAAGGCCGTTACCTGCCCGGCGATCGACGGCATTATCAAGGAAGCGAATGAGGTTGCCGGCGAGATTTCGGACAAGGCCGTGCTCGACGCCGCGCTGATCGCGGCCGCGCAGGCGGTCGAGCATTACGAGATCACGCGCTACGGCACGTTGGTCACCTGGGCCGAACAGCTCGGGCGTAGCGACATTGCGGGCATCCTCCAGCAGACGCTGGACGAGGAATATGCCACCGACGACAAGCTGACCGCGATGGCGAAGTCGAAGCTGAACGCAAAGGCCGAAGCGGTTACCGAACCGGCCTGA
- a CDS encoding SDR family oxidoreductase — protein MADANRRDVLKATAVAGTIAAAPAMAQTATPVLDDPQNKFTTAPFPEQRQKWPALQRDMKPVPDSGERSYRGSGRLRGRKALVTGGDSGIGRAAVIAFAREGADVAINYYPTEEPDAQDVAKLLRAEGHKIVLLPGDLTDEKFCTKLIADANRQLGGLDILVNNAAYQQSKASIADITHEQFDRTMKTNVYAMFWLTKAAVPLMKPGSSIINTASVNSVNPGEELLDYATTKGAIAIFTKGLAKQLGKKGIRVNGVAPGPVWTPLQVAGGQLPGKMGEFGQDTPLGRAGQPGELASLYVTLADPGSSFTSGSIFGANGGTGAI, from the coding sequence ATGGCCGATGCAAATCGTCGTGACGTCCTGAAAGCAACCGCCGTCGCCGGAACGATCGCCGCGGCCCCGGCCATGGCGCAGACGGCCACGCCCGTACTGGACGATCCGCAAAACAAGTTCACCACCGCGCCCTTCCCCGAGCAGCGGCAGAAATGGCCTGCGCTTCAGCGCGATATGAAGCCGGTCCCGGATTCCGGCGAACGCAGCTATCGTGGATCGGGCCGGCTGCGCGGTCGTAAGGCGCTCGTCACCGGCGGCGATTCCGGGATCGGTCGCGCCGCCGTCATCGCGTTCGCGCGCGAGGGCGCGGACGTCGCGATCAACTATTACCCCACCGAGGAGCCTGACGCGCAGGACGTCGCGAAGCTGCTGCGCGCCGAAGGGCATAAGATCGTGCTGCTGCCGGGCGATCTGACCGACGAGAAGTTCTGCACGAAGCTGATCGCGGATGCCAACCGCCAGCTGGGCGGTCTCGATATCCTGGTCAACAATGCCGCCTATCAGCAATCCAAGGCATCGATCGCGGATATCACGCACGAGCAGTTCGACCGTACGATGAAGACCAATGTCTATGCGATGTTCTGGCTGACCAAGGCGGCAGTGCCGCTGATGAAGCCCGGCTCCAGCATCATCAACACGGCAAGCGTGAACTCGGTCAATCCCGGCGAGGAATTGCTCGATTATGCCACGACGAAGGGTGCTATCGCGATCTTCACCAAGGGCCTGGCAAAGCAGCTGGGAAAGAAGGGCATACGGGTCAACGGCGTCGCTCCGGGTCCGGTCTGGACGCCGTTGCAGGTGGCTGGCGGGCAATTGCCCGGCAAGATGGGCGAATTCGGACAGGACACGCCCCTGGGTCGTGCTGGTCAGCCGGGCGAACTCGCATCCTTGTACGTCACGCTCGCGGATCCGGGCAGCAGCTTCACCAGCGGAAGCATCTTCGGCGCGAACGGCGGCACGGGGGCTATCTGA
- a CDS encoding SDR family NAD(P)-dependent oxidoreductase, with product MADQFAIITGASSGIGAELAKLAAKDNYDLLLVADTPFADGAADLQGDGIAVQTLEVDLSTLDGVDRLIATAGGRQVDLLCANAGHGLGRAFLDQDPADWKHVVDTNITGTIYLLQKVLPQMVARDAGKVLVTGSIAGYIPGAFQAVYNGTKAFVDSFTAALRNEIKDSKGVTLTTLMPGPVDTEFFERGDMMDTSVGTDPNKSDPVDVAKDGWDAVMAGKASIFSGWKTKLQGVMTNVTPDAVLAEQHRKMAEPGTAES from the coding sequence ATGGCTGACCAATTCGCGATCATCACGGGCGCTTCGAGCGGTATCGGCGCCGAACTGGCCAAGCTTGCGGCAAAGGACAATTACGACCTGTTGCTGGTCGCGGACACGCCGTTCGCCGACGGTGCCGCCGATCTGCAGGGCGACGGTATCGCCGTTCAGACGCTGGAGGTCGATCTTTCCACGTTGGACGGCGTCGATCGCCTGATCGCCACCGCCGGCGGGCGGCAGGTCGATCTGCTCTGCGCCAATGCCGGACATGGTCTGGGCCGCGCGTTCCTCGATCAGGATCCCGCCGACTGGAAGCATGTCGTGGATACCAACATCACCGGAACGATCTATCTGCTGCAGAAGGTCCTGCCGCAGATGGTGGCGCGTGATGCCGGCAAGGTGCTGGTGACGGGTTCGATCGCGGGATACATCCCCGGTGCGTTCCAAGCGGTCTATAACGGAACCAAGGCGTTCGTGGACAGCTTCACCGCGGCGCTGCGCAACGAAATCAAGGACTCGAAGGGCGTCACGCTGACGACGTTGATGCCGGGTCCGGTCGATACCGAATTCTTCGAACGCGGGGACATGATGGACACGTCCGTCGGCACCGATCCGAACAAGAGCGATCCCGTCGATGTCGCGAAGGATGGCTGGGATGCCGTGATGGCCGGTAAGGCGTCGATCTTCTCCGGTTGGAAGACGAAGCTGCAGGGCGTCATGACCAATGTCACGCCCGATGCCGTCCTGGCGGAGCAGCATCGCAAGATGGCGGAACCGGGCACGGCGGAGAGCTAA
- a CDS encoding SRPBCC family protein: MSHQEQTDDAPLSASKRADAVDEATGSLIEPKGDQLFGRSVTINRPVAELYAYWRDFGNLATFMDNIVEISAIDDKRSHWVVKAPGGRVVEWDAVVTEERENEYIAWASEEGADVPNSGRIDFRDAGTRGTVVTATILYDPPAGVVGKVIAKLFQREPAIQARRDLRRFKQLMETGEIATSSFTRKQLEEEQA, from the coding sequence GTGTCTCACCAGGAACAGACCGACGATGCACCGCTTTCGGCATCGAAACGCGCGGATGCAGTGGATGAAGCGACGGGATCGCTGATCGAACCGAAAGGGGACCAGCTGTTCGGCCGATCGGTGACGATCAATCGCCCGGTGGCCGAGCTTTATGCGTATTGGCGCGACTTCGGAAACCTCGCGACATTCATGGACAATATCGTCGAGATATCGGCGATCGACGACAAGCGTTCGCACTGGGTGGTGAAGGCGCCGGGCGGGCGCGTGGTAGAGTGGGACGCGGTCGTCACCGAAGAGCGCGAGAACGAATATATCGCCTGGGCTTCGGAAGAGGGCGCCGACGTCCCAAACAGCGGCCGGATCGACTTCCGCGATGCCGGAACGCGCGGGACCGTCGTGACCGCGACGATCCTGTACGATCCGCCCGCGGGCGTGGTCGGGAAGGTCATCGCCAAGCTGTTCCAGCGCGAACCGGCGATCCAGGCGCGTCGCGACCTGCGCCGGTTCAAGCAACTGATGGAAACAGGCGAGATCGCCACGTCGTCCTTCACCCGCAAACAACTGGAAGAGGAGCAGGCCTGA
- a CDS encoding secondary thiamine-phosphate synthase enzyme YjbQ, which yields MRQASGSITIETSGKGLVEWTDRAASWVAEQGMAEGLLTIFCRHTSASLLIQENAAPEVRDDLAAYFERIAPEDRNAYDHDDEGPDDMPAHIRTALTDTHLSIPLFGGQLMLGTWQGIYLFEHRRRPHRRTVALHLIGE from the coding sequence ATGAGGCAGGCCAGCGGCTCGATCACGATAGAGACAAGCGGCAAGGGGCTGGTGGAGTGGACCGACCGCGCCGCATCGTGGGTCGCCGAACAGGGCATGGCCGAGGGGCTGCTGACGATCTTTTGCCGGCACACCTCCGCCTCCTTGCTGATCCAGGAAAATGCCGCACCCGAGGTGCGTGACGATCTGGCGGCTTATTTCGAGCGGATCGCACCCGAAGACCGCAATGCGTACGACCATGACGACGAAGGACCGGACGATATGCCGGCGCATATCCGCACGGCGCTGACCGACACGCACCTGTCGATCCCCTTGTTCGGCGGCCAGTTGATGCTGGGAACGTGGCAGGGGATCTACCTGTTCGAACACCGCCGTCGTCCCCATCGGCGAACTGTGGCGTTGCACCTGATCGGCGAGTGA
- the fdhD gene encoding formate dehydrogenase accessory sulfurtransferase FdhD — translation MPDASPDDATRTFSFDSILPDSTRSARNRPVAIERPIAIEFNGIGYAVMMATPTDLDDFAVGFALSERLITDADSVIDIDRHATDRGDVLRVTLSPDCAERVFDRARHRVSGSSCGLCGIENLDQALRALPMVEAGPAPQTASLFRALADLRDHQPLNRLTGAVHAAARCRADGSIAQVREDVGRHNAFDKLIGAMRRERANWDGGFALLSSRCSYELVEKASLAGCPTLVTVSAPTDLAIDRAQACGLRLIVLARSDAMLDAGTAAGA, via the coding sequence ATGCCCGATGCCAGTCCAGACGATGCCACGCGGACCTTTTCATTCGACAGCATCCTGCCCGATAGCACCCGATCCGCGCGCAATCGACCTGTGGCAATAGAGCGTCCGATCGCGATCGAATTCAACGGCATCGGCTATGCCGTGATGATGGCGACGCCCACCGATCTGGATGATTTCGCGGTCGGCTTCGCATTGAGCGAACGGCTGATCACGGATGCGGACTCGGTGATCGATATCGACCGGCATGCGACCGACCGCGGCGACGTCCTTCGCGTGACCCTGTCCCCGGATTGTGCGGAGCGTGTGTTCGACCGCGCCCGCCACCGCGTGTCGGGATCGTCGTGCGGGCTGTGCGGGATAGAAAATCTGGATCAGGCCCTGCGCGCCCTGCCGATGGTGGAGGCGGGGCCGGCACCGCAAACGGCTTCGCTGTTCCGAGCGCTCGCCGACCTGCGCGATCATCAGCCGCTCAATCGGCTGACGGGTGCGGTCCATGCCGCGGCCCGTTGCCGGGCGGATGGCAGCATCGCCCAGGTGCGGGAGGATGTCGGGCGGCATAATGCGTTCGACAAGCTGATCGGGGCCATGCGTCGCGAGCGTGCGAACTGGGACGGGGGCTTCGCGCTCCTGTCGTCGCGCTGCTCCTACGAACTCGTGGAAAAGGCGTCGCTGGCCGGGTGCCCGACGCTGGTGACCGTATCCGCGCCGACGGACCTCGCGATCGACCGGGCACAAGCCTGCGGTCTGCGATTGATCGTGCTCGCCCGGTCCGATGCGATGCTCGACGCCGGAACGGCGGCAGGGGCGTGA
- a CDS encoding zinc-dependent alcohol dehydrogenase, with protein sequence MRALTWHGKHDVRVDTVDDPEILNPRDCIIKVTSTAICGSDLHLYDGYIPTMQAGDILGHEFMGEVVETGPKSTLKKGQRVVVPFTISCGSCYHCGKHQYSACENGLPADNQDIAQELYGHPMAGLFGYSHMTGGYAGGQAEYVRVPFSDIGPIVIPEGVSDDKVLFLSDILPTGWMAAENADIEPGDTVAVWGCGPVGLFAVQSAFLMGAERVIAIDHFPRRLELAKKFGAETINFEETATYEALMEMTGGIGPDAVIDAVGLEAHGLFVDNVVDQIKASTFLGTDRPHSIRQAIIACRKGGRVSMPAVYGGFVDKFPLGAFMQKGLTLKTGQTHVQHYMPALLNAIMEDEIDTEFLISHRMALEDAPKGYKMFHDDQNEVTKVVLKTDFERA encoded by the coding sequence ATGCGCGCGCTCACATGGCACGGTAAACACGACGTCCGCGTCGATACGGTCGACGATCCCGAAATCCTGAACCCGCGCGACTGCATCATCAAGGTGACGTCCACCGCGATCTGCGGGTCCGATCTCCATCTGTACGACGGCTATATCCCGACGATGCAGGCGGGCGACATATTGGGCCACGAATTCATGGGCGAAGTGGTCGAGACCGGCCCCAAATCCACGCTGAAGAAGGGCCAGCGCGTCGTCGTGCCGTTCACGATTTCGTGCGGCAGCTGCTACCATTGCGGCAAGCACCAATATTCGGCGTGCGAGAACGGCCTGCCTGCGGACAACCAGGATATCGCGCAGGAATTGTACGGCCATCCGATGGCCGGCCTGTTCGGCTACAGCCACATGACCGGCGGCTATGCCGGGGGCCAGGCGGAATATGTCCGCGTGCCGTTCAGCGATATCGGCCCGATCGTCATTCCGGAGGGCGTGTCCGACGACAAGGTCCTGTTCCTTTCGGACATCCTGCCGACGGGGTGGATGGCGGCGGAGAATGCCGACATCGAACCGGGCGACACGGTGGCGGTGTGGGGTTGTGGCCCGGTCGGCCTGTTCGCGGTGCAATCGGCGTTCCTGATGGGTGCCGAACGCGTCATCGCGATCGACCATTTCCCGCGCCGTCTGGAACTGGCGAAGAAGTTCGGGGCCGAGACGATAAACTTCGAGGAAACGGCGACCTATGAGGCGCTGATGGAAATGACCGGCGGGATCGGGCCGGATGCGGTCATCGATGCGGTCGGACTGGAGGCACATGGCCTGTTCGTCGACAACGTGGTCGACCAGATCAAGGCATCGACGTTCCTCGGGACGGATCGTCCGCATTCGATACGGCAGGCGATCATCGCCTGCCGCAAGGGCGGGCGTGTGTCGATGCCGGCGGTATATGGCGGCTTCGTCGACAAATTCCCGCTCGGCGCCTTCATGCAGAAGGGTCTGACGCTGAAGACCGGGCAGACGCACGTGCAGCATTATATGCCTGCGCTGCTCAACGCGATCATGGAAGACGAGATCGATACCGAGTTCCTGATCTCGCACCGCATGGCACTGGAGGATGCCCCGAAGGGGTACAAGATGTTCCACGACGATCAGAACGAGGTGACGAAGGTCGTTTTGAAGACCGACTTCGAACGCGCCTGA
- a CDS encoding molybdopterin molybdotransferase MoeA → MTDDTRRKRPAFDEALRIVAAVTPRAPSERIDLDQALGRVAGADVVAVADYPLADMAAMDGVALAAADSLMASPETPVDLPLRGEARAGAAVPIVSTGAACRISTGAVIPTGYDAVIAREYLTIEGDTLLLTQTVAAGRNIRKRGEDAQRGDIVLPAGRVITPMIVGALACYGVTIIDAARLPAIRIISTGDELSGPNAIHDANGVMIAAMVRALGMNAPDRFSVGDDPASIRTILSHAAATPAAILISTGGVSVGDHDHIPRIVAELGGKVHFHGVTMRPGKPVMFATLPNGALYFGLPGNPVAAALGFRFLVMAAIRAMFGLPPEMGIPVAIDLPPRPDTTVVLKARHTAAGEIEILADQRSHTMRALLTADRWITVDGEGCRSYPLLPVLG, encoded by the coding sequence GTGACTGACGATACGCGACGGAAACGCCCGGCTTTCGACGAGGCGTTGCGGATCGTGGCCGCGGTGACGCCCCGCGCGCCGTCCGAACGGATCGACCTCGACCAGGCGCTGGGCAGGGTAGCTGGCGCGGACGTAGTGGCGGTGGCCGACTATCCGCTGGCCGATATGGCAGCGATGGACGGGGTGGCCTTGGCGGCGGCCGACAGTCTCATGGCGTCGCCGGAAACCCCCGTCGATCTGCCGTTGCGGGGGGAGGCGCGGGCGGGGGCGGCCGTTCCGATCGTATCCACCGGTGCGGCGTGTCGCATCAGCACCGGCGCCGTGATCCCGACCGGCTACGACGCGGTGATCGCCCGCGAATATCTGACGATCGAAGGCGATACTTTGCTCCTGACCCAGACGGTCGCTGCCGGACGAAACATCCGGAAACGCGGCGAAGATGCGCAGCGCGGCGATATCGTGTTGCCCGCGGGGCGCGTCATCACGCCCATGATCGTCGGGGCGCTTGCCTGTTACGGCGTGACCATAATCGATGCGGCACGATTGCCGGCCATCCGCATCATCTCCACAGGCGACGAACTGTCCGGGCCGAATGCGATCCACGATGCGAACGGCGTGATGATCGCTGCGATGGTCCGGGCGCTGGGGATGAACGCGCCCGACCGGTTCAGCGTAGGTGACGATCCCGCCTCGATCCGCACTATCCTGTCGCATGCTGCCGCCACACCGGCTGCGATCCTGATCTCGACCGGTGGCGTATCGGTGGGCGATCACGATCATATCCCACGCATCGTCGCGGAACTCGGCGGCAAGGTCCATTTCCACGGCGTCACGATGCGCCCCGGCAAGCCGGTGATGTTCGCGACCTTGCCGAATGGCGCGCTGTATTTTGGCTTGCCGGGCAACCCGGTGGCGGCGGCGCTGGGATTCCGCTTCCTCGTGATGGCAGCGATCCGCGCCATGTTCGGCTTGCCGCCGGAAATGGGCATTCCGGTTGCGATCGATCTGCCGCCACGGCCGGATACGACCGTCGTCCTGAAGGCCCGGCATACGGCCGCGGGCGAAATCGAGATTCTCGCCGACCAGCGATCGCACACGATGCGCGCCCTTCTGACTGCCGACCGGTGGATCACGGTCGATGGCGAAGGATGCCGATCCTACCCGTTGTTGCCCGTCCTCGGTTGA
- a CDS encoding PilZ domain-containing protein, whose product MTILDREHSSSRLTAQVYLDSRAAPRLQADRQVTIRTDREEPVDALIEDLSLTGFGMSTMADLPVGSVVGLSIGGALRRRVKIVRRAGLAYGCEFLAPLSDMEVSSALRSGDVVAANFVTEPRMEKVAKPGGRRLSYLAKLYVLVGILVTLWAIVIYGVVHLR is encoded by the coding sequence ATGACGATCTTGGATCGTGAACACTCTAGCTCGCGACTGACCGCGCAGGTCTATCTGGACAGCCGTGCCGCCCCGCGATTGCAGGCCGATCGCCAGGTCACGATCCGCACCGATCGCGAGGAACCGGTCGACGCGCTGATCGAGGATCTGTCGCTGACCGGCTTCGGCATGTCGACGATGGCCGACCTGCCCGTGGGGTCGGTCGTCGGCCTTAGCATCGGTGGTGCGCTCCGCCGCCGCGTGAAGATCGTGCGGCGCGCCGGTCTTGCCTACGGTTGCGAGTTCCTGGCCCCGCTCAGCGACATGGAAGTGAGTTCCGCGCTTCGGTCCGGGGATGTCGTCGCGGCCAATTTCGTCACCGAACCACGGATGGAAAAGGTCGCGAAGCCCGGCGGCAGGCGCTTGTCGTATCTGGCGAAACTCTATGTTCTGGTCGGCATCCTGGTCACGCTTTGGGCGATCGTTATCTACGGCGTCGTTCACCTCCGCTGA